One genomic segment of Terriglobia bacterium includes these proteins:
- the kdpB gene encoding potassium-transporting ATPase subunit KdpB, with amino-acid sequence MARQKAIWEWKIVRRAIWDALVKLNPRKMMGNPVMFVVEVGSVITTILLIRGGSAFKFNLQITLWLWFTVLFANFAEAMAEGRGKAQADTLRKARAETIANRLLANGQTEKVPSSELRAGDMVLVSAGEFIPSDGEITEGVASVDESAITGESAPVIRESGGDRSAVTGGTRVLSDQIKVKITSNPGETFLDRMIALVEGAERQKTPNEIALNILLAGLTIIFLLAVVTLQPFAIYSGSPQTVFVLVSLLVCLIPTTIGGLLSAIGIAGMDRLIQHNVLAMSGRAVEAAGDVNTLLLDKTGTITLGNRQASRFIPAPGVTEQELADAAQLSSLADETPEGRSIVVLAKEKYGLRGRELGKHEAEFVPFSAQTRMSGVNMNGFEIRKGAVDAIANFVKQGGRDFPVQVQASVEQIARAGGTPLVVAEKSRGALGVIELKDIVKGGMRERFDQLRAIGIRTVMITGDNPLTAAAIAREAGVDDFLAQATPKDKMDLIKSEQAGGKLVAMTGDGTNDAPALAQADVGVAMNTGTQAAKEAGNMVDLDSNPTKLIEVVEIGKQLLMTRGALTTFSIANDVAKYFAIIPAMFAGTFPVLNALNIMHLRTSQSAVLSAVIFNAVIIVALIPLALRGVKYRPMAAAALLRRNLWVYGVGGIIIPFIGIKLIDMLITSVRLA; translated from the coding sequence ATGGCGAGACAAAAAGCGATTTGGGAATGGAAGATCGTGCGCCGCGCGATCTGGGACGCACTCGTGAAGCTGAACCCGCGCAAGATGATGGGCAATCCCGTCATGTTTGTGGTGGAAGTCGGCAGCGTGATCACAACGATCCTGCTGATCCGCGGTGGCTCGGCCTTCAAATTCAATCTGCAGATCACTCTGTGGCTGTGGTTCACGGTTCTGTTCGCCAATTTTGCCGAAGCGATGGCGGAAGGACGCGGCAAGGCGCAGGCGGATACGCTGCGCAAGGCCAGGGCGGAGACGATAGCGAACCGTTTGCTCGCCAACGGGCAGACCGAAAAAGTGCCCAGTTCCGAGCTTCGTGCCGGGGACATGGTCCTGGTTTCTGCCGGCGAGTTCATCCCGTCCGACGGTGAGATCACCGAGGGCGTGGCTTCAGTGGACGAATCGGCGATCACGGGAGAGTCGGCGCCCGTGATCCGCGAATCCGGCGGAGACCGCTCGGCTGTGACCGGTGGCACGCGCGTGCTGTCCGATCAGATCAAAGTCAAGATCACCTCGAACCCGGGCGAAACTTTCCTGGACCGCATGATCGCGCTGGTGGAAGGGGCCGAGCGGCAGAAGACACCCAACGAGATTGCGCTGAACATTCTGCTGGCGGGTTTGACGATCATCTTCCTGCTGGCGGTGGTGACTCTACAGCCATTCGCGATTTATTCCGGCTCGCCGCAGACCGTGTTTGTGCTGGTCTCGCTGCTGGTATGCCTGATTCCTACCACGATCGGCGGGCTGCTGTCGGCGATCGGTATTGCCGGCATGGACCGGCTGATTCAGCACAACGTGCTTGCCATGTCCGGGCGTGCGGTGGAGGCGGCGGGCGACGTCAACACGCTGCTGCTCGACAAGACGGGGACGATCACACTCGGCAACCGCCAGGCGTCGCGCTTCATTCCTGCGCCCGGTGTGACCGAGCAGGAACTTGCGGATGCGGCCCAGCTATCGTCTTTGGCCGACGAGACGCCGGAAGGCCGCTCGATCGTTGTCCTCGCCAAGGAAAAGTACGGATTGCGCGGACGCGAACTGGGAAAGCACGAAGCAGAGTTCGTGCCCTTCTCCGCGCAGACGCGCATGTCGGGCGTGAACATGAACGGCTTCGAAATCCGCAAAGGCGCGGTGGACGCGATCGCCAACTTTGTCAAGCAGGGCGGCCGCGACTTCCCGGTTCAGGTGCAGGCCAGCGTGGAGCAGATTGCCCGCGCCGGTGGCACGCCTCTGGTGGTGGCGGAGAAAAGCCGGGGCGCGTTGGGAGTGATTGAGCTCAAGGACATCGTCAAAGGAGGGATGCGCGAGCGCTTTGACCAGCTTCGCGCCATCGGCATCCGCACGGTCATGATCACCGGCGACAATCCGCTGACCGCCGCCGCGATTGCGCGCGAAGCCGGCGTCGATGACTTCCTGGCGCAGGCGACTCCCAAGGACAAAATGGATCTGATCAAGAGCGAGCAGGCGGGCGGCAAGCTGGTGGCGATGACCGGGGACGGCACCAACGACGCGCCGGCGCTCGCGCAAGCCGATGTGGGCGTCGCCATGAATACGGGCACGCAAGCCGCCAAAGAGGCCGGCAACATGGTGGACCTGGACTCCAATCCCACCAAGCTGATCGAGGTGGTGGAGATCGGCAAGCAACTGCTGATGACGCGCGGCGCCTTGACCACGTTCTCAATTGCCAACGACGTGGCCAAGTACTTCGCCATCATTCCGGCAATGTTCGCCGGCACGTTCCCGGTGCTGAACGCGCTCAACATCATGCACCTGCGAACCTCGCAGTCGGCGGTGCTCTCGGCCGTGATTTTCAACGCGGTCATCATTGTTGCCCTGATTCCGCTGGCGTTGCGCGGGGTGAAATACCGCCCCATGGCCGCGGCTGCGCTGTTGCGGCGCAATCTCTGGGTTTACGGCGTGGGCGGAATCATTATTCCGTTCATCGGGATCAAGCTGATCGACATGCTGATCACCAGCGTGCGTCTGGCATAG
- the kdpA gene encoding potassium-transporting ATPase subunit KdpA, which produces MTANGWLQIGVFLLLILAVTKPLGVYMARVFSRERTFMDPVMRPMERLLYRVTGVDENHEMRWTEYAVAMLLFSLVSMVVLYLMQRLQGYLPFNPQKLSAVSPPALAFNTAASFTTNTNWQNYSGETTMSYFTQMAGLAYHNFASAAVGIALAIAFIRGVARRQMETIGNFWVDLVRSSLWVLLPFCIVGALALVSQGVVQNLKPYDTVKLVEPQQVQKVGTDGKPVVDSQGKPVMDTVTEQTIAQGPVASQEIIKEFGTNGGGFFNANSAHPFENPTPLTNLIEMFSIFAIGAGLTYTLGRMTGSQRHGWAVWAAMAILFLAGVTVAYWAESRGNPLLAGVDQRVSATQSGGNMEGKDVRFGIANTALWATVTTDASCGAINGWHDSFTPLGGMVPLVNIMLSEVIFGGVGSGMYGMLIYIVLAVFIAGLMVGRTPEYLGKKIEGYDVKMAMLVVLVFPLVILVFTAISAVKPFGTSSILNAGPHGLSEMLYSFTSQAGNNGSAFAGLTTNTLWYNTAGAFTMLIGRFLMIIPMLAIAGNLARKKYVPPSLGTFPVTTPLFTVLLIGVILIVGALTFFPALSLGPILEHLLMGAGKTF; this is translated from the coding sequence ATGACAGCCAACGGATGGCTACAGATTGGCGTTTTCCTGCTGTTGATCCTGGCGGTGACCAAGCCGCTCGGAGTCTACATGGCGCGCGTGTTCAGCCGCGAACGGACATTCATGGACCCGGTCATGCGTCCCATGGAGCGGCTGCTATACCGGGTGACGGGCGTGGACGAGAACCACGAGATGCGCTGGACCGAATACGCGGTGGCGATGCTGCTGTTCAGCTTGGTGTCGATGGTGGTGCTGTATCTGATGCAGCGGCTTCAGGGCTATCTGCCGTTCAACCCGCAAAAGCTGAGCGCGGTGTCACCGCCGGCGCTGGCATTCAACACCGCCGCCTCGTTCACCACGAATACCAACTGGCAGAACTACTCGGGTGAAACGACGATGAGCTATTTCACCCAGATGGCCGGGCTTGCCTACCACAACTTTGCTTCGGCGGCGGTCGGCATAGCGCTGGCGATCGCTTTCATTCGTGGCGTCGCGCGCCGGCAGATGGAGACGATCGGGAATTTCTGGGTGGACCTGGTCCGTAGTTCCCTGTGGGTGCTGCTGCCGTTCTGCATCGTGGGCGCGCTGGCGCTGGTGTCGCAGGGAGTGGTGCAGAACCTGAAACCCTACGACACCGTCAAACTGGTCGAGCCACAGCAGGTGCAGAAGGTCGGCACTGACGGAAAACCAGTGGTCGATAGTCAGGGTAAGCCGGTGATGGATACCGTGACGGAACAAACCATCGCACAAGGCCCCGTGGCCTCGCAGGAGATTATCAAGGAGTTTGGCACCAACGGGGGCGGCTTCTTCAATGCCAACAGCGCCCACCCTTTCGAGAACCCGACGCCGCTTACCAACCTGATTGAGATGTTCTCCATCTTCGCAATTGGGGCCGGACTGACTTACACGCTGGGCCGGATGACCGGCTCACAGCGCCATGGATGGGCGGTGTGGGCGGCGATGGCGATCCTGTTCCTCGCCGGGGTGACCGTGGCTTATTGGGCCGAGTCCCGAGGAAACCCGCTGCTTGCCGGTGTGGATCAGCGCGTGAGTGCCACGCAATCGGGCGGCAACATGGAAGGGAAGGACGTGCGCTTTGGAATTGCCAACACCGCTCTGTGGGCGACGGTTACCACGGACGCCAGTTGCGGCGCGATCAATGGCTGGCACGATTCCTTCACGCCGCTGGGCGGGATGGTGCCGCTGGTCAACATCATGCTGAGCGAAGTGATCTTCGGCGGTGTGGGCTCCGGCATGTACGGCATGCTCATCTACATTGTGCTCGCCGTGTTCATTGCCGGACTGATGGTGGGCCGCACGCCGGAGTACCTGGGCAAGAAGATTGAAGGCTACGACGTGAAGATGGCCATGCTCGTGGTGCTGGTGTTCCCGCTGGTCATCCTGGTGTTCACGGCGATTTCCGCGGTCAAGCCGTTCGGCACCTCGAGCATCCTGAATGCCGGGCCGCACGGGCTGTCCGAGATGCTCTACTCCTTCACATCGCAAGCCGGCAACAACGGCTCGGCCTTCGCGGGACTGACCACCAATACCCTTTGGTACAACACCGCGGGCGCGTTCACCATGTTGATTGGGCGCTTCCTGATGATCATCCCCATGCTGGCCATCGCCGGCAACCTGGCGCGCAAGAAGTATGTTCCACCGTCGCTGGGCACGTTCCCGGTGACGACACCGCTGTTCACCGTGCTTCTGATCGGCGTGATCCTGATCGTGGGCGCGCTGACGTTTTTCCCGGCCTTGAGCCTGGGACCGATTCTGGAGCACCTGCTGATGGGCGCCGGCAAGACTTTCTGA
- the kdpF gene encoding K(+)-transporting ATPase subunit F, with protein MHLESAIMLAVSALMTVYLVYALLRPEKF; from the coding sequence ATGCATCTGGAATCAGCAATCATGCTTGCCGTCAGCGCGCTGATGACGGTGTACCTGGTCTACGCGCTGCTGCGGCCGGAGAAGTTCTGA
- the pnuC gene encoding nicotinamide riboside transporter PnuC, with product MSLSPVEVIGFVTGVGCVWLAARANIWNWPVAIVNAISYIIVFFGAKLYADCGLQLVYVAISVYGWWSWLHGGRDRSELPVTRVRASAIPMLALATVVAASILMFLLRRYTDSTVPFWDALTTAMSLTAQYMLARKIIENWWLWMAADILYIALYVYKGLYLTAVLYGVFFALCVVGLVRWQKQLGAPEAEAGTLERISLQSRR from the coding sequence ATGTCGCTGTCGCCCGTCGAGGTGATCGGATTCGTCACCGGGGTGGGCTGCGTCTGGCTGGCGGCGCGCGCGAACATTTGGAACTGGCCGGTGGCGATCGTCAATGCCATCAGCTACATCATTGTCTTCTTTGGCGCCAAACTCTACGCCGACTGCGGCCTGCAACTGGTGTACGTCGCCATCTCCGTGTACGGCTGGTGGAGCTGGCTGCACGGCGGACGCGACCGCTCCGAGCTGCCGGTGACGCGGGTGCGCGCCAGCGCGATTCCGATGCTGGCGCTGGCCACCGTCGTTGCGGCTTCAATCCTCATGTTTCTGCTGCGCCGCTACACCGACAGCACGGTGCCCTTCTGGGACGCGCTCACCACCGCCATGAGCCTGACCGCACAATACATGCTGGCGCGCAAGATCATCGAGAACTGGTGGCTGTGGATGGCCGCCGACATCCTCTACATCGCGCTGTATGTCTACAAGGGGCTGTACCTGACCGCCGTGCTCTACGGCGTGTTCTTTGCTCTCTGTGTCGTCGGACTGGTGCGCTGGCAGAAGCAGCTCGGGGCGCCTGAGGCCGAGGCGGGAACCCTGGAGCGGATATCGCTTCAATCCCGGAGATGA
- a CDS encoding protein kinase, whose protein sequence is MEGTLVSHYRVGSRLGSGGMGVVYAAEDLTLARQVALKFLPEAMEADALALERLRREARSASALNHESICTIYEIGEHEGRHFISMELLEGTPLDARLKSGALAVPELLDIGIQVADALDAAHQRGIVHRDIKPANIFLTRRGRVKVLDFGLATVLVDRAAALTVGSTAPDPRLTSPGTAIGTVAYMSPEQARGEELDPRSDLFSFGTVLYEMATGVLPFDGKTTAVMFAAILEKTQAPASSVNAAVPARLAEIIDKSLEKDRDLRYQTAAELRGDLKRLKRDSESGRTAAAGGTTESVAAAPRRKPAWIYGGIAALVVAVIALATYFYSSRASRIAVTPQTLSIARLTDNGHVHDAAISPDGKWLALMRHDAHSAALWVKQVATGSETRVVEPQEGEFSDLAFTPDGNYLYYAFRPAGKAQQAVYVVPALGGTPRLVINNTATGVAFSPDGRQVAFMREVGGRDRVLVADANDNGEKTVTENAHLYKTPPSWSADGKTLLLTTDLFTERGLGVLLLQPVTGGEARQVPARGQVPAAQWLSDGMVWLEKSPETQGRSQIYFRADLSSQPVRLTNDLNDYGDALSVTADGKAIVAVQTEAATSIYVGDTASLAGFDKLKAVTAASSERDVTDWTPDGKVVIADASGHSTLLNPDGTGDVRLPTQEFGLAPSVCGDGKSFLYSSLTRSNAIHVTLASTGGGRETDLTSGRMDWQPVCSPDGAWAVYLSHDSGVWQLMRISTSGGKPSLLFGENGPWWPSISGDGKYVGFRAGAGDEDRKFIVIPAEGGAPVHQFNVPPDSDIFRLASDGAGFYYTQHDGDVDNLWYQSMAGSPAHQVTHFTSDHIYAFAFSRDGRRVAFTRGNEKQDAVMLSNFR, encoded by the coding sequence ATGGAAGGGACACTGGTTTCGCATTACCGGGTTGGGTCGCGTCTGGGCAGCGGTGGCATGGGCGTGGTCTATGCCGCCGAGGACCTGACGCTGGCCCGGCAGGTGGCGCTCAAGTTCCTTCCCGAAGCGATGGAGGCGGATGCGCTGGCGCTGGAGCGTCTGCGGCGGGAAGCGCGCTCGGCGTCGGCGCTGAACCACGAATCCATCTGCACGATTTATGAAATCGGCGAGCACGAAGGCCGGCACTTCATCTCCATGGAGTTGCTGGAAGGCACGCCGCTGGATGCGCGGTTGAAATCCGGCGCGCTGGCGGTGCCGGAACTGTTGGACATTGGCATCCAGGTGGCGGACGCGCTCGATGCCGCCCACCAGCGCGGCATCGTGCATCGCGACATCAAGCCGGCAAATATTTTTCTGACCCGCCGCGGGCGGGTGAAAGTGCTGGATTTCGGGCTGGCGACGGTGTTGGTGGACCGCGCGGCCGCACTGACGGTGGGCAGTACCGCGCCCGACCCGCGCCTCACCAGCCCCGGCACCGCCATCGGCACGGTCGCCTACATGTCGCCGGAGCAGGCGCGTGGCGAAGAACTCGATCCGCGCAGCGACCTGTTTTCGTTCGGCACCGTGCTCTACGAGATGGCGACAGGAGTGCTTCCGTTCGACGGCAAAACTACGGCGGTGATGTTCGCGGCCATTCTGGAAAAAACGCAGGCGCCGGCATCGTCGGTGAACGCGGCGGTTCCGGCGCGCCTGGCAGAGATCATTGACAAGTCGCTGGAAAAGGACCGCGACCTCCGCTACCAGACCGCGGCCGAATTGCGCGGCGACCTGAAGCGCCTGAAGCGCGACTCGGAGTCGGGTCGAACGGCGGCCGCGGGCGGCACGACCGAATCCGTCGCGGCCGCTCCCCGACGCAAGCCGGCGTGGATCTATGGCGGGATCGCGGCGCTGGTGGTTGCGGTGATCGCCCTGGCAACATATTTCTATTCGTCACGCGCTTCCCGAATAGCGGTGACGCCGCAGACCTTGAGCATCGCGCGCCTCACCGACAACGGGCACGTGCACGACGCTGCGATTTCGCCGGATGGCAAGTGGCTGGCGTTGATGCGCCACGACGCCCACTCGGCGGCTTTGTGGGTGAAACAGGTGGCGACCGGCAGTGAGACGCGGGTGGTCGAGCCGCAAGAAGGGGAGTTTTCCGACCTGGCGTTCACCCCCGACGGCAACTATCTGTACTACGCATTCCGTCCGGCGGGAAAAGCGCAGCAGGCGGTATACGTGGTGCCCGCGCTGGGCGGGACGCCGCGCCTGGTGATCAACAACACCGCCACCGGGGTTGCGTTCTCGCCCGATGGCCGGCAAGTGGCATTCATGCGCGAAGTGGGTGGGCGCGATCGCGTCCTGGTGGCGGATGCAAACGACAATGGCGAAAAAACGGTGACCGAGAACGCGCATCTGTATAAGACGCCACCCTCATGGTCGGCGGACGGCAAAACGCTTCTGCTGACCACCGACCTGTTCACCGAGAGGGGCCTGGGGGTATTGCTGCTGCAGCCGGTGACGGGCGGAGAGGCGCGCCAGGTTCCGGCCCGCGGCCAGGTGCCCGCGGCGCAGTGGCTGTCGGATGGAATGGTATGGCTGGAAAAATCGCCGGAAACGCAGGGGCGCTCGCAAATCTATTTTCGGGCGGATCTCTCCAGCCAGCCGGTGCGCCTGACCAATGACCTGAACGATTACGGCGATGCGCTGAGCGTGACCGCCGACGGGAAAGCAATCGTGGCGGTGCAGACGGAGGCGGCTACCAGCATATATGTTGGCGATACCGCCAGTCTCGCCGGTTTCGACAAGCTCAAGGCGGTGACGGCAGCGTCTTCGGAGCGTGACGTCACCGACTGGACGCCGGACGGCAAGGTCGTGATCGCGGATGCCTCGGGGCACTCGACGCTGTTGAACCCCGACGGCACGGGCGACGTCCGGCTCCCGACGCAGGAGTTCGGCCTGGCCCCGTCCGTCTGCGGCGACGGGAAATCATTCCTGTATTCGAGCCTGACGCGCAGCAATGCCATCCACGTGACGCTGGCGTCCACCGGCGGGGGAAGGGAAACCGACCTGACCTCGGGGCGCATGGACTGGCAGCCGGTCTGCTCACCGGACGGCGCCTGGGCTGTCTATTTGAGCCACGACAGCGGGGTGTGGCAGTTGATGCGGATCTCGACTTCCGGCGGCAAGCCCAGCTTGCTGTTCGGGGAAAACGGCCCGTGGTGGCCGAGCATCTCCGGCGATGGCAAGTACGTGGGATTCCGCGCTGGCGCCGGGGATGAAGACCGGAAATTCATTGTCATCCCCGCCGAAGGCGGCGCGCCGGTTCACCAGTTCAACGTGCCGCCGGACAGTGACATCTTCCGGCTGGCCAGCGACGGCGCCGGTTTCTACTACACCCAGCACGATGGCGATGTGGACAATCTCTGGTACCAGTCCATGGCCGGTAGTCCGGCGCACCAGGTAACGCACTTCACCAGCGATCACATCTACGCCTTTGCCTTCTCCCGCGACGGCCGCCGCGTGGCCTTCACCCGCGGCAACGAAAAGCAGGATGCGGTGATGCTGAGCAATTTTCGGTAA
- the ruvA gene encoding Holliday junction branch migration protein RuvA has product MIAHLRGKLIAKHPNQAIVDTGGVGYDVTISVPTFSELPAAGHEVALFIHTHVREDAIALFGFLRSEEKQLFEKLISVSGIGPKLAITILSGMPTPDMVSAIRSNDVARLTRIPGIGKKTAERMVLELRDKLEGFGAAPTLPAATPAEEDVLSALLNLGYQRTAAERAVAAAARAGNGATFDALFRDSLAALSK; this is encoded by the coding sequence ATGATCGCCCATCTACGCGGCAAGCTCATCGCCAAGCATCCCAACCAGGCCATCGTCGACACCGGAGGTGTCGGCTACGATGTCACCATCAGCGTCCCGACATTTTCCGAACTGCCCGCTGCCGGCCACGAGGTCGCGCTCTTTATCCACACCCACGTCCGCGAGGACGCGATTGCCCTCTTTGGCTTCCTGCGCTCCGAAGAGAAACAGCTTTTCGAAAAACTGATTTCTGTCAGCGGCATCGGTCCGAAGCTGGCGATTACCATCCTCAGCGGCATGCCCACACCCGACATGGTCAGCGCCATCCGCAGCAACGATGTCGCCCGCCTGACGCGCATTCCCGGCATCGGCAAGAAGACCGCCGAGCGCATGGTGCTGGAGCTGCGTGACAAGCTGGAAGGCTTCGGCGCCGCGCCCACCCTGCCTGCGGCCACCCCCGCCGAAGAAGATGTTTTGTCGGCGCTGCTCAACCTGGGATACCAGCGCACCGCGGCCGAGCGCGCCGTGGCCGCCGCCGCGCGTGCCGGCAACGGTGCCACCTTCGATGCCCTGTTCCGCGACTCCCTCGCCGCACTTTCGAAGTAA
- the folK gene encoding 2-amino-4-hydroxy-6-hydroxymethyldihydropteridine diphosphokinase encodes MRKTVYLSLGSNLGDREANLRDAIARLAELGEVTAVSSYYETEPVDFLDQPWFLNCAVAISTEKMPRQLLGALQKIEQAMGRRRAQPKGPRVIDLDILLFGSAVVETAPLTIPHAAMHERRFVLEPLAEIAPDARHPVFKRTVRELRDGLPPGQQVKRWQGNSPRSHPSAGLGAGSGTEK; translated from the coding sequence ATGCGCAAGACCGTCTATCTCTCGCTGGGGTCAAACCTGGGCGATCGGGAAGCCAATCTTCGGGACGCCATTGCCCGGCTCGCGGAGCTGGGCGAGGTGACCGCCGTTTCCTCGTATTACGAGACCGAGCCGGTGGATTTCCTGGACCAGCCCTGGTTCCTGAATTGCGCCGTCGCCATCAGCACGGAGAAGATGCCGCGGCAGTTGCTGGGCGCGCTGCAAAAGATCGAGCAGGCGATGGGACGCCGCCGCGCGCAACCCAAGGGCCCGCGCGTGATTGACCTGGACATCCTGCTGTTCGGGTCAGCGGTGGTGGAAACGGCGCCACTGACCATCCCGCACGCGGCCATGCACGAACGGCGCTTCGTGCTGGAGCCGCTGGCGGAGATCGCGCCCGATGCGCGCCACCCGGTGTTCAAGCGAACCGTGCGCGAGCTGCGGGATGGACTGCCGCCGGGGCAGCAGGTGAAGCGCTGGCAGGGGAATTCACCACGGAGCCATCCCTCGGCTGGGCTCGGGGCAGGCTCCGGCACGGAGAAATAA
- a CDS encoding response regulator: protein MANEMALQSLLLSRDDDVIRVLRRVLNDLEIEVEVCTVPDKAIEELARRKWDAIIIDCDDCHGALDVLRSVRQLASNKTSTAFAIINGITSVRNAFEMGANLALEKPITADRALHSFRAVHGMMLAERRRYYRHPVDMAVTLRYEDKEKQRQHEVLATAINLSEGGMAVKLKSMPSDTKAVATIKFVLPGTSSWIETNGTIAWVDGESQAGIRFENPPFTVKELMAKWFNQKAAGDKKPVKPEPAKRSFWHRES, encoded by the coding sequence TTGGCCAACGAGATGGCGCTGCAGTCACTGCTGCTCAGCCGTGACGACGATGTAATTCGCGTATTGCGCCGGGTTCTCAACGACCTGGAGATCGAGGTCGAGGTTTGCACCGTCCCCGATAAGGCGATTGAGGAGCTCGCGCGCCGCAAGTGGGACGCCATCATCATTGATTGCGACGACTGCCACGGCGCCCTCGACGTGCTCCGCAGCGTCCGCCAGCTGGCTTCCAACAAGACCTCCACCGCCTTCGCCATCATCAACGGCATCACCAGCGTGCGCAACGCTTTCGAGATGGGCGCCAACCTTGCCCTGGAGAAGCCCATCACCGCCGACCGCGCCCTGCACAGCTTCCGCGCCGTTCACGGCATGATGCTGGCGGAGCGCCGCCGCTACTACCGCCACCCGGTGGACATGGCGGTCACTCTGCGCTACGAAGACAAGGAGAAGCAACGCCAGCATGAAGTGCTGGCCACCGCCATCAACCTCAGCGAGGGCGGCATGGCGGTCAAGCTGAAGTCCATGCCCAGCGACACCAAGGCGGTGGCCACGATTAAGTTCGTGCTGCCCGGAACCAGCAGCTGGATCGAAACCAACGGCACCATCGCCTGGGTGGACGGCGAATCCCAGGCCGGCATCCGTTTTGAAAACCCTCCGTTCACCGTCAAGGAACTCATGGCGAAGTGGTTCAATCAGAAAGCGGCAGGCGACAAGAAGCCGGTGAAACCCGAGCCGGCAAAACGCAGCTTCTGGCACCGTGAAAGCTGA
- the lpxC gene encoding UDP-3-O-acyl-N-acetylglucosamine deacetylase, translating into MFLAFEQTIRGPVACEGVGLHSGAPVHMRLLPAPAGTGIVFRRVDLDGFLVEAISRNVARVSYATSLMKKGVLISTTEHLLSAFIGLGVDNAIVELDNLELPILDGSARPFMDMVLNAGLKKQRRQRMYMRIRRELELREGDKFIAIYPAPGYSVAYTINFPHPLIGRESFEVELSDGQYRREIAPARTFGFVEQEKAMRNQGLIRGASEQNVIVLTRDSVVNGPLRYPDEFVRHKVLDLIGDLALVGRRIIGRVVADRAGHAMHTALVSRLLRDRTLWEETTEETASKPAYAAAAELRT; encoded by the coding sequence ATCTTTTTGGCCTTCGAACAAACAATCCGCGGCCCGGTGGCCTGTGAGGGCGTAGGCCTGCACTCGGGCGCGCCGGTGCATATGCGCCTGTTGCCCGCGCCGGCCGGCACGGGCATCGTCTTCCGCCGGGTGGACCTGGACGGCTTCCTGGTAGAAGCCATCAGCCGCAACGTGGCGCGCGTCAGTTATGCCACCAGCCTGATGAAGAAAGGGGTGCTCATCTCCACCACCGAGCACCTGCTCTCGGCGTTCATCGGACTGGGCGTGGACAACGCGATCGTGGAGCTGGACAACCTGGAGCTGCCCATCCTGGACGGCAGCGCCCGCCCGTTCATGGACATGGTGCTGAACGCGGGGCTGAAGAAGCAGCGGCGGCAGCGGATGTACATGCGCATCCGGCGCGAGCTGGAATTGCGCGAAGGCGACAAGTTCATCGCCATCTATCCCGCGCCCGGCTATTCGGTGGCCTACACCATCAATTTTCCGCACCCGCTGATCGGGCGCGAAAGCTTCGAAGTGGAGCTTTCCGACGGGCAGTACCGCCGCGAGATCGCGCCCGCGCGTACCTTCGGTTTTGTCGAGCAGGAAAAGGCGATGCGCAACCAGGGCCTGATCCGCGGCGCCTCCGAGCAAAACGTGATCGTGCTGACGCGCGACAGCGTGGTGAACGGCCCGCTGCGCTATCCCGACGAGTTCGTCCGCCACAAGGTGCTGGACCTGATCGGCGACCTGGCGCTGGTGGGGCGGCGCATCATCGGACGCGTGGTCGCCGACCGAGCCGGACACGCCATGCATACCGCGCTGGTTTCGCGGCTGCTGCGCGATCGCACATTGTGGGAAGAGACGACGGAAGAAACTGCGAGCAAGCCCGCGTACGCAGCGGCGGCGGAACTCAGAACCTGA
- the pheA gene encoding chorismate mutase, whose protein sequence is MSTLVSDWRAAIDVLDGQLLNLLNIRAKLACELAKVKRETGMEIVDPERERQVLARVRQGNSGPLDQDAITRIFQSIIEEARRVQAGAE, encoded by the coding sequence ATGTCCACCCTCGTATCCGACTGGCGCGCCGCCATTGACGTCCTCGACGGCCAACTGCTCAACCTGCTCAACATCCGCGCCAAACTGGCCTGCGAACTGGCCAAGGTGAAGCGCGAAACCGGCATGGAGATTGTGGATCCGGAGCGCGAGCGGCAGGTGCTGGCGCGCGTCCGCCAGGGCAACAGCGGCCCGCTCGACCAGGACGCCATCACCCGCATCTTCCAGAGCATCATCGAGGAAGCGCGGCGGGTGCAGGCCGGGGCGGAGTAG